A genomic window from Arvicola amphibius chromosome 5, mArvAmp1.2, whole genome shotgun sequence includes:
- the Znf334 gene encoding zinc finger protein 334, translating into MDSSQRSISFKDLTVAFTHQEWRYLSPAQRLLYRDVMLENYRNFISAGFCVSKPDVILKLEQGKEPWIVEESPSQSHAGKCEDRTEDDDALEKDKGIQDKHLKPVLACSNKTMPEKAALFEKTVAPDMNTVSSEKMLHKYDPGGNDLKTNSEKTVAKQSKANAKVLAEPHGYEKPPLHTKADKGHSGTEQDKQNEIRDVRGQGEDLTKDQNVQSVSQPSEHDKGGKGGKPTLQQSAPSAGMEECAERKRNECAECRKTFSKRSTLIVHQRIHTGERPYACNYCRKTFRIKASLTRHQRIHTGERPYKCKECGKAFIDKSALIVHQKIHGGEKSYECNECGKTFFRKSALAEHFRSHTGEKPYKCKECGNAFGKKSYLIVHQRTHRGERPNECKECGKTFFCLSALTAHQRIHTGEKPYECTECDKTFFCQSALNVHLRSHTGEKPYKCRQCGKFLCTKSALVAHQVIHRGKKTFECNECGKLFYLKTTLTIHQRTHTGEKHGALSKWGRPPATKSNCSEQNRADTKESHYECHEHKRTVHKSSRRFAHKRTIWERPYECPECGRTYCRKSALRHHQKTHTGERPYECKECGKTFCQKVSFTEHQRTHTGEKPHKCKECGKSFRHKSAFTVHKRIHTGEKPYSCNECGKSYRRLWTLTEHQKIHTGEKPYECNTCKKTFRHKSNFLLHQKTHKK; encoded by the exons GGTTTTGTGTTAGCAAACCAGATGTGATCTTAAAACTGGAGCAAGGCAAAGAGCCTTGGATAGTGGAAGAATCGCCAAGTCAGAGCCATGCAGGGAAGTGTGAAGACCGAACAG aaGATGACGATGCCTTAGAGAAGGACAAGGGAATACAAGACAAGCATTTGAAGCCAGTTTTAGCCTGCAGTAACAAAACAATGCCAGAAAAAGCTGCTCTGTTTGAGAAAACAGTTGCTCCAGACATGAATACTGTTTCTTCAGAAAAAATGCTTCATAAGTATGATCCAGGTGGAAATGACTTGAAAACTAATTCAGAAAAAACTGtcgcaaagcaaagcaaagcaaatgcaAAGGTACTTGCTGAGCCCCATGGGTATGAGAAGCCACCGCTCCACACGAAGGCTGACAAAGGCCATTCTGGGACAGAACAGGACAAACAAAATGAGATTAGGGACGTTAGGGGTCAGGGTGAAGATCTTACCAAAGACCAGAATGTCCAGTCTGTAAGTCAACCCTCCGAACACGACAAGGGCGGGAAGGGCGGGAAGCCCACCCTCCAGCAGTCAGCCCCCTCTGCGGGAATGGAGGAGTGTGCGGAGAGGAAGCGGAACGAGTGTGCAGAGTGCAGGAAAACCTTCTCGAAGAGGTCCACCCTCATTGTGCACCAGAGGATTCACACGGGAGAGCGGCCCTACGCTTGCAACTACTGTAGGAAAACGTTCCGTATAAAGGCAAGCCTCACTCGACACCAGCGGATTCACACTGGGGAGAGACCCTATAAATGCAaagagtgtgggaaagccttcatcGACAAGTCTGCCCTCATCGTGCACCAGAAAATCCACGGCGGGGAGAAGTCCTATGAGTGTAACGAGTGCGGGAAGACCTTCTTTCGGAAGTCAGCCCTGGCTGAGCATTTCCGATCACACACCGGGGAGAAGCCTTACAAATGCAAGGAGTGTGGGAACGCCTTCGGAAAGAAGTCCTACCTCATTGTGCACCAAAGAACCCACCGAGGAGAGAGGCCCAACGAGTGTAAGGAGTGTGGGAAAACCTTTTTCTGTCTGTCAGCCTTGACGGCGCACCAGAGAATCCATACAGGGGAGAAACCGTACGAGTGTACAGAGTGTGACAAGACCTTCTTCTGCCAGTCGGCCCTCAATGTGCATCTGAGAAGCCACACCGGGGAGAAGCCCTATAAATGCCGCCAGTGTGGCAAGTTTTTGTGCACGAAGTCTGCCCTCGTCGCGCACCAAGTGATCCACAGAGGAAAGAAGACTTTCGAGTGTAATGAGTGCGGGAAGCTTTTCTACCTTAAGACAACACTCACGATACACCAGAGAACTCACACCGGAGAGAAGCACGGCGCGCTTAGTAAGTGGGGCCGCCCGCCTGCCACAAAGTCAAACTGCAGTGAGCAGAACAGGGCGGACACAAAGGAGAGTCACTACGAGTGTCACGAGCACAAGCGCACAGTCCACAAAAGCTCACGCCGCTTTGCACATAAGAGAACCATATGGGAGAGACCGTACGAATGTCCCGAGTGTGGGAGGACCTACTGCCGGAAGTCAGCTCTCCGGCACCATCAGaagacacacacaggagagaggccCTATGAGTGTAAAGAGTGTGGGAAAACCTTCTGCCAGAAAGTCTCCTTTACCGAGCATCAGCGAACTCACACTGGGGAAAAACCACATAAGTGCAAAGAGTGTGGAAAGTCTTTCCGCCATAAGTCAGCGTTCACAGTGCATAAGAGGATTCACACCGGAGAGAAACCGTATTCATGTAACGAATGTGGGAAAAGCTATCGTCGGCTCTGGACTCTGACTGAGCATCAGAAAATACACACAggggagaagccctatgaatgtaacaCATGCAAGAAAACATTTCGCCATAAATCAAACTTCCTTTTACATCAGAAAACTCACAAGAAGTGA
- the LOC119814359 gene encoding zinc finger protein 33B-like, protein MTTSQRNEDEYLSQVLFVNNKTLTKKKSKDLKEIVYLTTNPVASREIHCKCHSASSGNVEGQIAGNTNYAKKFDGLGESLESKCEKDHIRSKTWEADQRKRPHSPIEGLAPCQKVSHLEQLLGYTNSGKTSDRKTSSVRHGAAHTGQEGSQDSKCMQVTAHKIRFQSFLRALRERKAQEASKDRKSSCVKSKHEHPRTHPREKHCGCDTLEKSCREKSDLTRHERVQSGRKTGKRNGSDGDLRNSPHSQNEKMHVGENSCEKCGETFHGKPCLTQNRRTCTPEKPKCADSHTTLKKSRPALTQRTTPKEKNRKGNECKTSSTSIHKGSKCTQHQKPPMEEEPDEGEESRRSPLGENQSACQGPKAHECRRCKKAGLTQHQSSHRESEPYACHKCDKSFPVKANLTEHQRTHTGEKPYECSECGKSFCQKSTLKIHQRTHTGEKPFKCNECGKTFCVKSNLTQHQRTHTGEKPYKCSECWRSFCVKSNLVVHQRTHTGEKPYKCPECGKTFYEKSALTKHERIHTGEKPYECSECKKSFSQRSALTKHQRKTHKKKASSSSLHGQTPESKSEAH, encoded by the coding sequence ATGACAACAAGCCAAAGAAATGAAGACGAATACTTGAGTCAAGTTTTATTTGTCAACAACAAAACACTAactaagaagaaaagcaaggatctaaaagaaatagtttatctGACCACAAACCCAGTAGCCTCAAGAGAAATACACTGTAAGTGTCACTCAGCAAGCTCGGGAAACGTTGAAGGACAAATTGCTGGTAACACAAACTATGCAAAAAAGTTTGATGGTTTAGGTGAGTCCCTTGAAAGTAAGTGTGAAAAAGATCACATACGAAGCAAAACCTGGGAAGCTGATCAAAGAAAGAGACCCCACAGTCCTATCGAGGGCCTTGCTCCATGTCAGAAGGTCTCGCATTTGGAGCAGCTTCTTGGATATACAAATTCTGGGAAGACCTCAGACAGAAAGACAAGCTCTGTTAGGCACGGGGCAGCTCACACAGGACAGGAGGGCTCTCAGGATAGTAAATGCATGCAAGTCACCGCCCACAAGATCAGGTTCCAGTCTTTTCTAAGAGCCCTTCGAGAAAGGAAGGCACAAGAGGCCAGCAAAGATAGAAAATCCTCATGCGTGAAGTCAAAACATGAACATCCAAGAACTCACCCAAGGGAAAAGCACTGTGGATGTGATACGCTTGAGAAATCCTGTCGTGAGAAGTCAGATCTTACCCGACATGAAAGAGTGCAATCAGGAAGAAAGACTGGCAAACGCAATGGAAGTGACGGAGACTTAAGAAACTCACCCCACAGCCAAAATGAGAAAATGCACGTGGGAGAAAATTCATGTGAGAAATGTGGGGAAACCTTTCACGGAAAGCCATGCCTTACTCAGAACCGGAGAACCTGCACACCAGAAAAACCCAAGTGTGCCGACAGTCACACAACCTTAAAGAAGTCACGTCCAGCCCTAACTCAGAGAACTaccccaaaagagaaaaaccGCAAAGGTAATGAATGCAAGACATCCTCGACCTCCATCCACAAGGGATCCAAATGCACTCAGCATCAGAAACCACCCATGGAGGAGGAGCCTGATGAGGGGGAGGAAAGTAGGAGGTCACCCCTGGGTGAAAATCAGAGTGCTTGCCAAGGTCCGAAAGCCCATGAGTGTCGCAGATGTAAGAAAGCAGGTCTCACCCAACACCAGAGCTCACACCGGGAGAGCGAACCCTACGCTTGCCACAAGTGTGACAAGTCTTTCCCAGTGAAGGCAAACCTCACTGAACACCAGAGGACTCACACCGGAGAGAAACCGTACGAGTGCAGCGAGTGTGGGAAGTCGTTCTGCCAAAAATCCACCCTCAAGATACACCAGAGAACCCACACGGGGGAGAAACCTTTCAAGTGTAACGAGTGTGGGAAAACCTTCTGCGTGAAATCGAACCTGACACAGCACCAAAGgactcacactggagagaagccgtACAAATGCAGCGAGTGCTGGCGATCCTTCTGTGTCAAGTCCAACCTCGTCGTGCATCAGAGAacccacacaggagagaaaccctacaagtgtcCCGAGTGTGGGAAAACCTTCTACGAGAAATCTGCCCTCACAAAGCATGAGCGGATTCATACTGGGGAAAAACCCTACGAGTGCAGCGAATGCAAAAAAAGCTTCAGCCAGAGGTCAGCCCTTACCAAGCatcagagaaaaacacacaagaagaaagcatcttccaGTAGCCTTCATGGGCAGACACCAGAATCGAAGAGTGAAGCTCACTGA